The stretch of DNA CCTCCACCTGGCTGTCATAGTGGACCAGTCCCAGTGTGTGCGGGGGCTGCTGTGGGGCGGTGCGAGTGCTGAGctccaggagagaggagggaacacaCCGCTGCACTTGGCTGTCAGGGAGCTGAGGCAGGACTGTGTACGAGAGATCACCTCCAACTGCCAGAGCACCGACTATCTACATGTCACCAACTACTCGGGTACACAGATCGCCCAGACGACGTGTAGCCTGTCGTTGTACCATTAGAAACTTTACATACCGTAACTTTATCATCCCTGTTTTACCTTTTAGGTTTCTCTATTTGTAAtgtcaccctccctctctttctttccctcctttAGGGGTGAGTGCACTGCATTTGGCAGTACAGAGGGGCAAGGAGGACATAATCAGCATGCTGATTGAGGCAGGAGCTGATGTTAACCAGAGGGTGAGTAGACTGATATAGACAGGGTGGGTCCTCCATGCCTGCTGGGTTCCAACATGCCTCAGCACTTCATTCATTAAAGTCATTAAAGGTCCCCTCACCTGCTGAGCAAGATAATTACACTTAAAGGTTATGATGATCCACTCACTGCCTCTCCCTTTCTGCACCCCCAGGACCCAGGCTCAGGCCGTTCCCCTCTCCATTGGGCCGTGGAGTCCCAGAGCCCcagggtggtgcagttgctgcTGCAGAGGGGAGCCAATGTAGACCAGCCCTCCTATGCAGGCCACACAGCCCTCTACTGCTCCCTGCACAGGCCCAACAAGGAGGTACAGGCCCTGCTCAAGGCTGGAGGGGCCTCTGACGCACAGGCCCAGGacgaagaggagagggagagtgaagaggTGAGGGTGGTCTGTGGGAGTTAGTTGGCACTGCGGATATGAACTTCTTTATTTGTCTGTCATAGATCTATTGACATTTCAGAAGTCCATCATGGCTGTAAGTGTTACTATTGGGTTTATATGACTCCATGACACTGGAGTCATATTAACTCTGCTGTTCTCTGCGTTTGCCTCCTGTAGGAGTTTGATGACGTTGTTATCAATGGACAACGAGTGCACTAACCATGAACATGGAACCTGAGCCACATGGAGTCATGGCGCTGCTGTTGGGCTAAGCGATTGATGTGCATCAtgagcatttgtgtgtgtgtggttcgtgtatgtatgtgtgcctgtAAATTGTATATAGCAAGGCTGCAGAGTAGGTCCAGTTCTCAACCCAGTCCGGACTTAAGTCATTCGATTTAATTGATCAGTTGTTCCTGTGTCAATTTAGTTCCTTTACGTAAGCTAATGTTAGTTGGGTCACATGGTTTTAGTGTTTGTCTGGAGCTAAGCTTGCCAAGACTAGTGTTGCCTACCTTACGCATGGGAGAATGAGCCAAACAAAAGCTGTGTTCTGTCAAACTAGTTGCCAGTTTCACCACTACAGATTCCAACTTTAAAGCTGGAGTCCTTCATGGTAAAACTGCCACACCCGTTTGCGATAtgacaacaacaaagaagttactgcaaacaatgAACTGTGTTTTTCTCTCGAACATGATTGGACGTGAGATAGAACAGCAGTGTTTATAGTGCATTTATTTTTACCATGAGACCCAACTCTCTCCAGCTCTGcttcgtcaacaaaacaaaaacagccgTGGCGCAGTTTCCCCTACTGCGGATTCTATCTTTTAGGCTATAGATGAGAGATGTGGGTTTGTGACTAAAGTAGTTAGAAGGATCTGAGATGTTACCATTATTAACAAGGCAGGATTAGGGGAAGATGTGAATGTACATAAGGTAGAGGTTTATGCATGCCAAGGGAAGTAGTTAACAAGGGatgggaggagaaaagagaggggcaAACTCAACACATTGCTAAATCATCTTTGCCTCAAGTTGAAATAAATGATCGTTTAACGGCATTTGGGAACCTCTGCAAGTCTATATGAGTTGAGATTTTTTGACCTATCACATGGGTAGAGGGTAATGTGATGTGACAATTTCAGTAATGAATCAGTCCCTGACTATGATTGCTCTAACCAGGGCCTGACGACTATCCCTGGAATACCCTGACGACTATCCCTGGAATACCCTGACGACTATCCCTGGAATACCCTGACGACTATCCCTGGAATACCCTGACGACTATCCCTGGAATACCCTGACGACTATCCCTGGAATACCCTGACGACTATCCCTGGAATACCCTGACGACTATCCCTGGAATACCCTGACGACTATCCCTGGAATACCCTGACGACTATCCCTGGAATACCCTGACGACTATCCCTGGAATACCCTGACGACTATCCCTGGAATACCCTGGAGTGATGTCATTCAGTTCATTTGATGTATAGTTCACAAATTAAAGACGGAGCTACAAAAAGCAGACACGGAGACCCTCCAGAACAAGGGTTTAATCTGGTGTATATTCGCTTTCTGTATTTTTGACTTATTTTTGTATTCTTTTGAAAAAGGATTGACTGGTGATTTGACAGGCTAGGATGCCTCTGTATTTGCTCGTCAGCAGGAGCATGATGTCTACATGATTATTGTAATAAAACTGTCAAATGTATAGAGTATTAAGAGGATATGCAGTGTCTGCTGTTTATTTTCCCTGAACACTCATCAGTATGGATTCTGTATCAAAGTTGTAGCCAAGCTTCCATGTACAGCTTCGATACAGTTACAGCATCCGGGAGCCGAGGCTACATAAttataccgaacaaaaatattaacgccaaatgcaacaatttcaaagattttactgagttacagtccaTTTAAGTCCATTTAAATAAGtctcttatggtagagaaattaacaaaaTTAtcttggcaacagctctggtggacattcctacagtcaacatgccaattgcaggcTACATGTGGCAATGTGTTGtgggacaaaactgcacattatagagtggccttttattgtccccagcacaaggggtacctgtgtaatgatcatgctgtttaatatcTGAGGGGTGCGGGggactggcccaaagctctaaccactaggctacctgctgcctgttACAATCATAGTACCTGCACTCATTGGTCACACTTGCCAGGGACTCAGTCTGTAGATCCAAAATAGTCTTTGTGCATCATGGGGAAACTGGTGTAGTAACTTAAATGTTGCTTGATTAATGTGGATAATAAATTATGTCCACTAAAGTAGGCTGATGTTAAATGTTTGTTGAACATATGGAGTAATTTAGTTAGCTGGTTTGGGACTAAAGCAGTTGAAAGGATCTGAGATGTAAGCATTATTAACAAGGCAGGGTTAGGGAAAGATGCCCTTCCGCTGTACCACATCCAAGGGAACATGCTTTCATCGTGCACCGTCCTCAGATGCCTCAGCATCTTGTCATTGAGGTTAAAGCTCTTTCCACAGCGGGTACAGAGGAAGGGCTTTGCCTGGGAGTGAAGAAGCTTGTGTTTTGTCAGGTTGTGGCTGTGATGGAagccctcccacacacactgcagcGGAATGGCCTTTTTCTGTGTCGATGTTGCTGTTTCTCCTGCAGCCCTTTCAGCTGAAAACAGACGTCCCCGCAGTCTATACCTGTATAAGTGGTCTCACCTGTGTGGGTCCTCGTAAGATTTCTGATTATACTTGTCCCTGAACTGCTTTCCACACTCAGGGCAGCCCACAACTGTATTATTGATTCTGGGGTGGTGGGTCAGGCATGTCTGAGAAGTAAAGGTTTGGTCACAGTCAGGACAGTGGAATTTAGGGAAGGCACTGCAACTGTGTTTACTGACAAAGTCAGCCTGTTTGTAGTTCTTACCACAGTCAGGACAGCAGTGGCTTGGTCGATGGGAGGGATCTTTTGTTTTTACGTTTCAGGTAGGAGAGGGTCTCTCTCAGCGGTGTAGGGCTGGACGAGGAGATGATGGGCAGATACACATCTCTTGGCCCTCCCAGAGACATGCATCTGATTTGCTATGTTTCTTAGCTGACCCCTCTCAACCTTCTCAGTATTTCTAGCCATGTCAACAGACTGTCCCATCTCAGAGGCTGACCCGATCTCAACCTTTACTTCAGATTGGCTATTGTATTTTATCTCCTCCTTAACCCAGTCCTCATATTCAGCAAAATCATCTTCCCCATGAAGTCTCCTATCCTCACTGTAAATGTCATCCAGATGTCTGGCATCTATATTGAAACTAAAGTACAGGCAGACTCGACACATCTATCCTCTTCAGAAACAACCCTGGGCACAGTCCTGTGACTTTAATCTTCTCACAGTTAACTTTAGGTTCTGCATGTctgaaaataaattgaaatagACATGTCAACAAATGCATTCCAATAAAACCCACAATATTTGTAGGCAACATATGAGTGTAAGAAACACTCAAAACATGATCTGTCCATACCCTGCTGTTTCTTCTCTCTGTTGGTCTACAGAgtacccctctccatctctctgctctaCTCCCCAGGTGTGTTGTTCAGGTACTCCTTAGCCATGCAGATAGTTTCCTCCATCTCCTGGGGGCACTGTTTCAGCACTCAGTCTCCAACGTCTTTGGGGAGAAGggatacagaactctgcagggccACACACCTCACCACATCCACAGCTGTCCTCCTCGGAGCCAGTAATGGGCAGCACTCTCCAGCCCTTTCCCCAGCTCCCTGGGCGGTCTCTCTGGGTCGTACCTTATAGAGCTGAAGCCCTGCTGCTGtagtctctgttctgttctgggctCAGGCTTGATCCTCCACTTCCTCCAGCTTCACATTGGGCTCCATTCTCCTGAGCACCTCCTTCTCCAGTAACTGTACCATagagtctggatctctccctgtACAGTCAGGGCTTGTAGCTGCTGTCTGTGCACTGCTAGTAGGTCTGTAAATAGCCGCACCACTTCCATGGTTCCACTCTTGGAGTCTCTATGATTATAAACATTTGGTAATGATTGTGCCACTGGGCAATGACGATAACTTGGGTGTAACTTTATAATACATTCTGTGAAAATAAAATGTTGATAACCTCCTAAGCCTTGATTGGCTATGTTTCTAACACGTGATCTAAGAGGTTGTGAAAGTTTAAAAGGCTGTACATCTGGCTAGCTAACTCTTTAAATGTATCTCTGAATGAGGGATAACGTTAGCTAACTGGCCTAGCtaaccagctaacgttagcgCAGTTCAGTAGGCTAACTAAGTTAACGTTAGCTGACCAGACAGGCTATAGACAACTTTCACCGACTATCAAGCTGACCAAAACCACAGGTAGAAAAATAACGTTTACTGACCGTGAGGCTAAGGCTTCTTTTGGTATTTTACTCGTATTGTATTTCGTGcaagttagtctacagttagctagctaacattacgtaaACAGTTTTCTATTGTTTCCGGGGGTACCATTTGATTGTGACGACGCCTGTGTGGTGTAACATTGTAAACATTCCTCTCGTCCATTGTCAAAATATtatttgtagctagctagctactgaaacGTCCACGGCGAGTAATTAACAATCACAGGTAAATTATATTACTTTGAGTTATGTTCTATTCTGTGTAATACCTTTTCAGATAATATCATTTTGCTGTcgtttaaaaacaaacaaaaaaaacgtttAAATATCCCACTTAACGTTGTCCACTGTGCTAACTAGTTATGTTGCAGTGAAGCTACTGGAAATTTGACTCTAATAATTAGCTAGCAATGATTTTGGGGTAATATATGCCTTTGTGATCCAGTAGTCCATTTATTTGACTGCTCTCACCATAGGCACCTGCAATCAATATGAATGTAGTTGAGTTCCTGGTGTCCCTGCTGGATGTGCATAAACAACAGCTGAAAGCGCtgaccagacagggggagatccAGGAAAAGGTCCTCAGCCAGCTGGTCAAGGATGGTTTAACCAAAACCCTTGACCGGTCTTCACCGCAGGATGAGGAGGAACAGAGAAGGCCTGGGATGACAACAGGGAGAGATAAAGACCCAGAGGACTGGGTTGCTAGGCTGGCTGGGCTGCTGCAAGAGGAGACACAGAAGAAGAGTCAACCGATCAGACCCCAGGGGTTGACTAATGCCTCCCAGATCAGGGTACAGGGACAGATGTGGACTGTGGAGGACAAGAGCAGGCAGGACTTCCTGTCCCTGAGGTACGACACCCAGAAGGGAGCCAGAGAGCTGGGGCAGAGGCTTGACTCAGCTGCTAAGCACTGGCTTAGGTCTGACCTAAGGACTGCTGCACAAGTAGAGCAGTGTGTTGCCATGGAGCAGTTTCTGTCCCTATTGCCAAAGGAGGCTGGTGCCTGGGTGCAGAAGCAGCAGCCCAGGGATATGGAGGAAGCAATCAGCATGGCTGAGCAGCGGCTTGGGTCTGGGGTCTTCACCGTCTCCTCGCCTGcccctacacagacagacacagcacagAGCTCAACAGAGGCACATGAACAAGGGTAGGTCAATGTGTGGCTGCTATTGATCTTATCGTATCTTCAGTTATTCTATCATCCTCAGTGTTTTAAGTTTTTAATTGTTTAGTCACATTCATATCACAACAACGATTCACTATGATTAACCTTTATCTCTTGAAATGTAAGTGCCCTTGATTGTATTTCATTTTTTGAATTTAAAGGAGTGTCAAGATGCAGAGCACCAGTGATCAGCCAGATGCTTTGACCAAGTCATTTCTCAACCAGCTGGAGACAGTTAAACTGGAGTCTGTCCATTTCAGCCTGGAGATTCCTGACGTGGGGTTGACCAGCTATCAGGAGGAGCAGGACGAGCATAAGAGGGTCCCAGAGGAAGGGTCCATCTTTGTGTGTAAGCAGGAAGTGGAAGATCCTGACTGGCATCAGGAGAGTGCTCCTCCAGAGCCCATCCAAATGTCTGTGAGAACAACAGAACATGAAAGCATGTCTGTGGACACACCTTACATCTTCCTTCCCAGAAacaaccctctctcctccaccatg from Oncorhynchus kisutch isolate 150728-3 linkage group LG28, Okis_V2, whole genome shotgun sequence encodes:
- the LOC109872595 gene encoding zinc finger and SCAN domain-containing protein 21-like yields the protein MNVVEFLVSLLDVHKQQLKALTRQGEIQEKVLSQLVKDGLTKTLDRSSPQDEEEQRRPGMTTGRDKDPEDWVARLAGLLQEETQKKSQPIRPQGLTNASQIRVQGQMWTVEDKSRQDFLSLRYDTQKGARELGQRLDSAAKHWLRSDLRTAAQVEQCVAMEQFLSLLPKEAGAWVQKQQPRDMEEAISMAEQRLGSGVFTVSSPAPTQTDTAQSSTEAHEQGSVKMQSTSDQPDALTKSFLNQLETVKLESVHFSLEIPDVGLTSYQEEQDEHKRVPEEGSIFVCKQEVEDPDWHQESAPPEPIQMSVRTTEHESMSVDTPYIFLPRNNPLSSTMYTHPTPTVSSQIPSPQSPPPLAPDAYHPHVQDSPVIAGLRSNASSDETELTARYTRLISEDGQLTWGTLSGVPSPSFHTRQSSPSPSHQCPDCGCCFAQQRNLEEHRNIHTGARPFVCGVCGKAFCHRRTLNKHTRIHSWERPFQCTDCGQTFKLKDTMKRHQVSHSKPGPGARHLSHSR